In Solanum pennellii chromosome 7, SPENNV200, the following are encoded in one genomic region:
- the LOC107023972 gene encoding protein ALP1-like, translating into MATAGRKRGRKKKKKMNKKIIKLTKKFKTTLQLRHQHCTKLIPQLIAAISSAYSFLRRNDLNLLPHQSLALESLISSSSTSISNIVSLLSLPPPPPRAAPPPRAAATSPSDDEPVPECWFQRFLMADSDTLWAETFNLTKPSFTLLLRLLTPSLSSLSVPPNYALALTLFRLAHGASYSAVSRRFGIDSPTACRVFYTVCKAITENLGHLFELKSDINRVIVGFGWISLPNCCGVLGIEKFELGGDVLGENGFMIVQALVDSEGRFLDVSAGWPSTMSPETILRKSKLYLGVEESKEYLNGSSFELNDGNSIPQYILGESCFPLLPWVLTPYRGESSVEDGAEMAFNSVHRRGMQLVGTAFGRVRENWKLLTRKWNKQCIEAFPFLIVTCCLLHNFLIKCSEAVTDETEEYLRFEEFPVFDGEVDESGKKIRDALASHLFRVSQRE; encoded by the coding sequence ATGGCTACCGCCGGCAGAAAGAGaggaaggaagaagaagaagaagatgaacaaGAAGATAATCAAACTCACTAAGAAATTCAAAACCACCCTTCAACTCCGCCACCAACACTGTACTAAACTCATACCCCAACTCATCGCCGCCATTTCCTCCGCTTACTCTTTCCTCCGCCGCAATGACCTCAATCTCCTCCCTCATCAATCCCTTGCACTCGAATCCCTAATCTCCTCATCCTCCACTTCCATTTCCAACATCGTTTCACTTCTCTCCCTCCCTCCTCCGCCTCCACGCGCTGCTCCACCCCCACGCGCCGCCGCAACCTCCCCGAGCGACGATGAACCAGTACCCGAGTGTTGGTTTCAGCGATTTCTGATGGCTGATTCGGATACCCTTTGGGCTGAAACATTCAATCTCACGAAGCCCTCCTTTACCCTTCTGCTTCGTCTTCTAACGCCTTCGCTTTCTTCACTTTCTGTTCCTCCTAATTACGCTCTTGCTTTGACCCTTTTTCGTCTTGCTCATGGTGCTTCGTATTCTGCTGTTTCGCGACGATTTGGGATTGATTCCCCTACTGCTTGTCGCGTTTTCTACACTGTATGTAAAGCTATTACTGAGAACCTGGGGCATTTGTTTGAGCTCAAGAGTGATATCAATAGGGTTATTGTGGGGTTTGGGTGGATTTCATTGCCTAACTGTTGTGGTGTTTTGGGGATTGAAAAGTTCGAATTGGGTGGTGATGTGCTGGGTGAAAATGGGTTTATGATTGTTCAAGCTTTGGTTGATTCTGAAGGAAGATTCTTGGATGTATCAGCTGGGTGGCCTTCTACCATGAGTCCTGAAACTATTTTACGAAAATCTAAGCTTTATTTGGGTGTTGAGGAATCAAAGGAGTACTTAAATGGTTCATCTTTTGAGCTAAATGATGGCAATTCAATACCTCAGTATATTCTTGGTGAGTCCTGTTTCCCACTTTTACCATGGGTTCTCACACCCTACAGAGGAGAATCCAGCGTCGAAGATGGGGCGGAAATGGCGTTTAATTCAGTGCATAGAAGAGGAATGCAGTTGGTGGGGACAGCTTTTGGGAGAGTTAGGGAAAACTGGAAGCTTCTAACTAGGAAATGGAATAAGCAATGTATTGAGGCGTTCCCATTTCTGATTGTGACATGCTGTTTGCTGCATAATTTTCTTATCAAGTGTAGTGAAGCAGTGACAGATGAAACCGAGGAGTATCTGAGATTTGAAGAGTTTCCTGTGTTTGATGGAGAGGTTGATGAAAGTGGGAAGAAGATTAGAGACGCGCTTGCCTCGCACTTGTTTAGGGTAAGTCAGAGGGAATGA